In one Thermaerobacter sp. PB12/4term genomic region, the following are encoded:
- a CDS encoding nucleoside recognition domain-containing protein has translation MARSLTPPAASRPGAGREGTHPLQAAVSRGLRSTLRILVDLARTMIPAMIVVMILDRSGWLARIAGLAAPAMAWFGLPGGTALALLIGNTVGLYSGIAAAIPLGLDYKQWTILGTMLAISHAHPVEASIIARAGANTWTVLVARLLASAAAGALLNLVL, from the coding sequence GTGGCCCGATCCCTCACCCCTCCGGCGGCCTCGCGCCCGGGCGCCGGCCGCGAGGGCACCCATCCCCTGCAGGCCGCCGTGAGCCGGGGCCTGCGGTCGACCCTGCGGATCCTGGTCGACCTGGCCCGCACCATGATTCCCGCCATGATCGTGGTGATGATCCTGGACCGGAGCGGGTGGCTGGCGCGCATCGCCGGCCTGGCGGCACCCGCCATGGCCTGGTTCGGCCTGCCGGGAGGCACCGCCCTAGCCCTGCTCATCGGCAACACCGTGGGGCTTTACAGCGGCATTGCCGCCGCCATCCCGCTGGGGCTCGATTACAAGCAGTGGACGATCCTGGGCACCATGCTGGCCATCAGCCACGCCCACCCGGTCGAAGCCTCCATCATCGCCCGGGCGGGCGCCAACACGTGGACGGTGCTGGTGGCGCGGCTGCTGGCCTCGGCGGCGGCGGGGGCTCTGCTCAACCTGGTTCTGTAA
- the thrC gene encoding threonine synthase, with product MEPGPVLPRQGIIARYRDWLPVPPEAEPLTLGEGDTPLIRADGLLAELPAGRRPPAVFLKFEGANPTGSFKDRGMTMALTCARARGARAVICASTGNTAAAAAAYAARAGMDCWLVLPAGGVAGGKVGQAVACGARILPVRGSFDDALAAVRQVVAERPDLVLVNSLNPDRLEGQKTAAFEVVDQLAALGLDEPAAVFLPVGNGGNITAYHMGFRAYAAAGLLGRVPQLYGVQAEGAAPLVRGRPVDRPQTVASAIRIGRPVYGEQALAAVRDTGGRVLAVSDQEILAAQRLLARREGVFAEPASAASVAGLLKLARGDEPGWDPPQGPVVCVLTGHGLKDVDTALRAARAGGGEIDDLAALEARALEPEAVVQHLLAAPAGGR from the coding sequence GTGGAGCCCGGGCCGGTCCTGCCCCGCCAGGGTATCATCGCCCGCTATCGCGACTGGCTGCCGGTACCTCCGGAGGCCGAGCCGCTTACCCTGGGAGAAGGCGACACGCCGCTGATCCGGGCCGACGGGCTCCTGGCGGAGCTGCCGGCGGGCCGGCGGCCGCCGGCCGTGTTCCTCAAGTTCGAAGGGGCCAACCCGACGGGATCCTTCAAGGACCGGGGCATGACCATGGCCCTGACCTGCGCCCGGGCCCGGGGCGCCCGGGCGGTGATCTGCGCCTCCACGGGCAACACGGCGGCGGCTGCGGCCGCCTACGCGGCCCGGGCGGGCATGGACTGCTGGCTGGTCCTGCCGGCCGGGGGTGTGGCGGGCGGCAAGGTGGGCCAGGCCGTGGCCTGCGGGGCGCGGATCCTCCCGGTGCGGGGAAGCTTCGACGACGCGCTGGCCGCCGTGCGGCAGGTGGTGGCCGAGCGGCCGGACCTGGTGCTCGTCAACTCCCTGAATCCCGATCGCCTGGAGGGGCAGAAGACGGCGGCCTTCGAGGTGGTCGACCAGCTGGCCGCCCTGGGCCTGGACGAACCGGCGGCCGTGTTCCTCCCCGTGGGCAACGGCGGCAACATCACCGCCTACCACATGGGCTTTCGCGCCTACGCGGCGGCGGGCCTCCTGGGGCGGGTGCCCCAGCTATACGGGGTGCAGGCGGAGGGGGCGGCGCCCCTGGTCCGGGGCCGGCCCGTCGACCGGCCGCAGACGGTGGCGTCGGCCATCCGCATCGGCCGGCCGGTGTACGGGGAGCAGGCCCTGGCGGCGGTGCGGGACACCGGCGGGCGGGTCCTCGCGGTCAGCGACCAGGAGATCCTGGCGGCCCAGCGGCTTCTCGCCCGGCGGGAAGGGGTCTTTGCCGAACCGGCTTCGGCGGCCTCGGTGGCGGGCCTTTTGAAGCTGGCCCGGGGGGACGAACCCGGCTGGGATCCTCCCCAGGGGCCCGTGGTGTGCGTGCTGACGGGCCACGGCCTGAAGGACGTGGACACCGCCCTGCGGGCCGCCCGGGCGGGCGGGGGCGAGATCGACGACCTGGCGGCCCTGGAAGCCCGGGCCCTGGAACCCGAAGCCGTAGTGCAGCACTTGCTTGCAGCACCGGCGGGAGGTCGGTAG
- a CDS encoding phosphoenolpyruvate carboxylase: MSGEGYRSSGAGLGQGNGSQDRQDRGGEQGSRPPAAGSSGEAFPAPAEPVPPPDARAEEELYPLLKREVDLLGRALGEAIRRLSGDRLFELEEDIRARTKHLRQHPGDDAARQALRAEIGGLSVAAAEGLIRAFSTYFHLVNLAEERHRVRVNRRREQASTPDRPRPESLLALVTQLQAQGLGFDDVVRLLASARLELTFTAHPTETRRRTLRHHLLQLNHALDRLERGEGHLDEVVARVTLLWTTRELRPAPPRVEDEVRGGLYYLPTTLWEAVPRLMEALEGAVAARYGRRPVLPPPLAFRSWIGGDRDGNPFVTPEVTAWAQAYARAEIARKYAGGLAALTRDLSVAEERATLPPLPSVPEDAVAPLPPAAAGRFPGEPYRRFAYRLQRHWAARTVPEEVWSETPARGAAAAEATTMPPRPTASGEAVPGRPAVPVDPGDERPSRTAAAAPPPGTAGEPPAGEAPAAAGSTALDRLLFQIEEGLRDAGLGEAAATLVRPLRWRAQVFGEAMAPLDLREHAEAHGRAVAELLEAGGVMAAGEYLALDAAGREAVLTRELASARPLAPVGFRPRSRELSVALDALRAWQDRGAYIISGCRGPADVLEVFVLAREVGLYRAGHPLPFDVVPLFETLADLEAAPRAMERLLRNPVFGVHARGRGGCEVMIGYSDSSKDAGYLAANWALYRAQEGITAVARAAGVPVSFFHGRGTSTARGGGGTAGRAIASLPPGTVGRRLRLTEQGEALADRYAHPELALRNLEQLLYHFLLAAARDTLAVAQDPMLSPEEPGLPGGAGAAQVPGPGRQGLTAGGPSVPAAWREAMDRAAARSAEAYRRLLVEPGFFEFFEHFTPIREIAALKIASRPVARTGRARRVQDLRAIPWVMAWTQVRLLLPGWYGLAEGLAAVPRDLRQAMFARWPFFRSVLDGAALALAKADLAVAREYLRLVPGPLANRFFPRLEEAMVRTRALLEETFGGPLLAHHPVLARQTALRNPYVDPISYLQVELLARYRASPEGDPERPALERALLLSILGIAAGLRNAG, encoded by the coding sequence GTGAGCGGCGAGGGTTACCGGTCATCGGGGGCCGGCTTGGGCCAGGGGAATGGGAGCCAGGACCGCCAGGACCGGGGCGGTGAGCAGGGGAGCCGCCCTCCGGCGGCCGGTTCGTCCGGTGAGGCGTTCCCTGCCCCGGCGGAACCCGTTCCCCCGCCCGACGCCCGGGCGGAGGAGGAACTGTACCCCCTTCTCAAGCGGGAGGTCGACCTCCTGGGACGGGCCCTGGGGGAGGCCATCCGCCGCCTCTCGGGGGATCGCCTGTTCGAACTGGAAGAGGACATCCGCGCCCGCACCAAGCACCTCCGCCAGCACCCGGGGGATGACGCCGCCCGGCAGGCGCTGCGGGCCGAGATCGGCGGGCTTTCGGTCGCGGCGGCCGAAGGGCTGATCCGGGCCTTTTCAACGTATTTCCATCTCGTCAACCTGGCGGAGGAGCGGCACCGGGTGCGGGTGAACCGCCGGCGCGAACAGGCCAGCACGCCCGACCGGCCCCGGCCCGAGTCGCTGCTGGCCCTCGTCACCCAGCTGCAGGCCCAGGGGCTGGGATTCGACGACGTGGTGCGCCTCCTCGCCTCGGCCCGGCTGGAGCTGACCTTCACGGCCCATCCGACCGAGACGCGGCGGCGCACCCTGCGCCACCACCTGCTGCAGCTCAACCATGCCCTGGACCGGCTGGAGCGGGGCGAGGGGCACCTGGACGAGGTGGTGGCCCGGGTCACCCTGCTCTGGACCACCCGCGAGCTGCGCCCGGCCCCGCCCCGGGTGGAGGACGAGGTCCGCGGCGGCCTCTACTACCTGCCCACCACCCTGTGGGAGGCGGTGCCCCGGCTCATGGAGGCTCTCGAGGGGGCGGTGGCCGCCCGCTACGGGCGGCGGCCGGTTCTTCCCCCGCCCCTCGCCTTCCGGAGCTGGATTGGCGGCGACCGGGACGGCAACCCCTTTGTCACCCCCGAGGTCACCGCCTGGGCCCAGGCCTACGCGCGGGCGGAGATCGCCCGGAAGTACGCCGGGGGCCTGGCCGCCCTGACGCGGGATCTGTCCGTGGCGGAAGAACGGGCCACCCTGCCGCCCCTGCCCTCGGTGCCCGAAGACGCGGTGGCGCCGCTGCCGCCGGCGGCCGCCGGCCGCTTCCCCGGCGAGCCCTACCGGCGGTTCGCCTACAGGCTGCAGCGGCACTGGGCGGCCCGGACGGTGCCGGAAGAGGTGTGGAGCGAGACGCCCGCCCGGGGGGCTGCTGCAGCGGAGGCAACGACTATGCCTCCTCGGCCGACCGCGTCAGGGGAGGCAGTCCCTGGCCGGCCGGCCGTTCCGGTAGATCCAGGGGACGAAAGGCCTTCCCGGACCGCCGCGGCCGCGCCGCCACCAGGGACCGCCGGGGAGCCGCCGGCCGGCGAGGCGCCGGCCGCCGCCGGTTCCACCGCCCTGGACCGCCTGCTGTTCCAGATCGAAGAGGGGCTTCGGGACGCAGGGCTGGGCGAGGCGGCGGCCACCCTGGTGCGTCCCCTGCGCTGGCGGGCCCAGGTCTTTGGGGAGGCCATGGCGCCCCTCGACCTGCGGGAGCATGCCGAGGCCCACGGGCGGGCGGTGGCCGAGCTGCTGGAAGCCGGTGGGGTCATGGCGGCGGGCGAGTACCTGGCCCTGGATGCCGCCGGGCGGGAGGCGGTGCTGACCCGGGAGCTGGCCTCGGCCCGGCCGCTGGCGCCGGTGGGCTTCCGGCCCCGCAGCCGCGAGCTGTCCGTGGCCCTGGATGCTCTGCGGGCCTGGCAGGACCGGGGGGCTTATATCATCAGCGGCTGCCGCGGCCCGGCCGACGTGCTGGAGGTGTTCGTCCTGGCGCGGGAGGTGGGGCTGTACCGCGCCGGCCACCCCTTGCCCTTTGACGTGGTTCCCCTGTTCGAGACCCTGGCCGACCTGGAGGCGGCGCCCCGCGCCATGGAGCGGCTGCTGCGGAACCCCGTCTTCGGCGTCCACGCCCGCGGCCGGGGCGGCTGCGAGGTGATGATCGGCTACTCCGACTCCAGCAAGGACGCGGGTTACCTGGCGGCCAACTGGGCCCTCTACCGGGCCCAGGAGGGCATCACGGCGGTGGCCCGGGCGGCGGGCGTGCCGGTGTCCTTCTTCCACGGCCGCGGCACCTCCACGGCCCGGGGCGGCGGGGGGACTGCCGGCCGCGCCATCGCCAGCCTGCCGCCGGGCACCGTGGGCCGCCGCCTGCGGCTCACCGAGCAGGGGGAGGCGCTGGCGGACCGCTACGCCCACCCCGAGCTGGCCCTGCGCAACCTGGAGCAGCTCCTCTACCACTTCCTTCTGGCGGCGGCCCGGGACACGCTGGCCGTAGCCCAAGACCCGATGCTCTCGCCGGAGGAACCCGGCCTGCCCGGCGGGGCCGGGGCCGCGCAGGTCCCGGGCCCCGGGCGCCAGGGGCTCACCGCGGGCGGCCCCTCCGTCCCGGCGGCCTGGCGGGAGGCCATGGACCGGGCCGCCGCCCGGTCGGCGGAAGCCTACCGCCGGCTGCTGGTGGAACCCGGGTTCTTCGAGTTCTTTGAGCACTTCACCCCCATCCGGGAGATCGCCGCCCTGAAGATCGCTTCCCGCCCGGTGGCCCGCACGGGCCGGGCCCGGCGCGTCCAGGATCTGCGGGCCATCCCCTGGGTGATGGCCTGGACCCAGGTGCGCCTTCTGCTGCCCGGCTGGTACGGGCTGGCCGAAGGTCTTGCGGCGGTGCCGCGGGACCTTCGCCAGGCGATGTTTGCCCGCTGGCCCTTCTTCCGCTCGGTGCTGGACGGCGCGGCCCTGGCCCTGGCCAAGGCCGACCTGGCCGTGGCCCGGGAGTACCTGCGGCTGGTGCCCGGGCCCCTGGCGAACCGGTTCTTCCCCCGGCTCGAGGAGGCCATGGTGCGGACCCGGGCGCTGCTGGAGGAGACCTTCGGCGGGCCGCTTCTGGCCCACCACCCCGTGCTGGCGCGGCAGACGGCCTTGCGCAACCCGTACGTCGACCCCATCAGCTACCTGCAGGTGGAGCTGCTGGCCCGGTACCGGGCCTCGCCGGAAGGCGACCCCGAGCGGCCGGCCCTGGAGCGAGCGCTGCTGCTCTCCATCCTGGGCATCGCGGCGGGCTTGCGGAACGCCGGCTAG
- the thrB gene encoding homoserine kinase codes for MVKGREAGAPAPGGGSGRAVAWSRVPATSANLGPGFDCLGLALQGWELRAWLEPSPADPRHWTHSAGAVHWHLDGWGPPAAPPGAPGENLVVRAVVTAFHRAGQAHPAAWRLVVRSTIPPARGLGSSAAAIVAGLAAANQWLRRAGRPLAAVDLLQLAADLEGHADNVAAALYGGLVVAWRPAPAAAGQAAGRREGASAGAGDGGDPGGGWRAVPVPLGRSLAAVVAIPARTSYTHEARGALPATVAHGDAAFNAARTALLIHALAAGRGDLLAEAMQDRLHQPYRAALFPWLEDLVATAVAAGAFGACLSGAGPSVLALVADEQAPAVAQALAARMAALGLAGRVGLGRAGGPGARSGLVSRHGHRLLRSPAAAAGGGSARGD; via the coding sequence GTGGTAAAGGGCCGCGAGGCCGGAGCGCCCGCGCCAGGCGGCGGCAGCGGGCGGGCGGTGGCCTGGAGCCGGGTGCCGGCCACCAGCGCCAATCTGGGGCCGGGATTCGACTGCCTCGGTCTGGCCCTTCAGGGGTGGGAACTCAGGGCATGGCTCGAGCCGTCGCCCGCCGACCCCCGGCACTGGACCCATTCCGCCGGGGCCGTGCACTGGCACCTGGACGGCTGGGGCCCCCCGGCGGCACCACCCGGGGCGCCGGGGGAGAACCTGGTGGTCCGGGCCGTGGTCACCGCCTTCCACCGGGCGGGGCAGGCTCACCCTGCCGCCTGGCGGCTGGTGGTGCGCAGCACTATTCCGCCCGCCCGGGGGCTGGGGTCCAGTGCCGCCGCCATCGTGGCGGGCTTGGCCGCAGCCAACCAGTGGTTGCGGCGGGCAGGGCGACCTCTGGCGGCAGTCGACCTGCTGCAACTGGCGGCTGATCTGGAAGGCCACGCGGACAATGTGGCGGCGGCTCTTTACGGCGGCCTGGTGGTGGCCTGGAGACCGGCCCCGGCGGCGGCGGGGCAAGCCGCCGGGCGCCGGGAAGGGGCCTCCGCAGGCGCAGGCGACGGCGGGGACCCGGGTGGCGGCTGGCGGGCGGTGCCGGTCCCCCTGGGCCGGTCGCTGGCGGCGGTGGTGGCCATCCCGGCCCGGACCAGCTATACCCACGAGGCCAGGGGGGCGCTACCCGCGACGGTGGCCCATGGCGATGCGGCCTTCAACGCCGCCCGCACGGCCCTGCTGATCCATGCTCTGGCCGCCGGGCGCGGCGACCTCCTGGCAGAAGCTATGCAGGATCGGCTGCACCAGCCCTACCGCGCAGCCCTGTTCCCCTGGCTGGAGGATCTGGTGGCCACGGCCGTCGCCGCGGGGGCCTTCGGTGCCTGCCTCAGCGGGGCCGGTCCCAGCGTGCTGGCCCTGGTGGCGGACGAACAGGCCCCGGCGGTGGCCCAGGCGCTGGCGGCCCGCATGGCCGCCCTGGGGCTGGCAGGCCGGGTGGGCCTGGGCCGGGCGGGCGGGCCGGGCGCCCGTTCCGGCCTGGTGAGCCGCCACGGGCACCGGCTTCTCCGCTCCCCTGCCGCTGCAGCCGGCGGCGGCAGCGCCCGGGGGGATTAG
- a CDS encoding SRPBCC domain-containing protein, with protein MIRRSVVVRGPVEAVFTRFTAGIGQWWPLDQFSYGGDRSADLVLEGQAGGRFYERFRDGEEHEIGRVLVYEPPHRVVFTWNQANWAGPTQVEVRFFPEGDGTRVELEHRGWDELGETGAATERAFAGGWGAILDRFASRAEA; from the coding sequence ATGATTCGACGCAGCGTCGTCGTCCGCGGGCCCGTGGAGGCCGTCTTTACCCGGTTTACGGCCGGCATCGGCCAGTGGTGGCCGCTGGACCAGTTCTCCTACGGCGGCGACCGCAGCGCCGATCTGGTCCTTGAGGGCCAGGCCGGCGGCCGCTTCTACGAGCGGTTCCGGGACGGCGAAGAGCACGAGATCGGCCGCGTTCTGGTCTACGAGCCGCCCCACCGGGTGGTGTTCACGTGGAACCAGGCCAACTGGGCGGGTCCGACCCAGGTGGAGGTCCGGTTCTTCCCCGAGGGCGACGGCACCCGGGTGGAATTGGAGCACCGGGGCTGGGACGAACTCGGCGAGACGGGTGCAGCCACCGAGCGGGCCTTTGCGGGGGGCTGGGGTGCGATCCTGGACCGGTTCGCAAGCCGGGCTGAAGCCTAA
- a CDS encoding carboxymuconolactone decarboxylase family protein, translated as MGERLDAFHRFRTEMNEKILAHDNLVVRRFFNLDGQAYKPGALSSKVKEMLGLVASLVLRCDDCVTYHMIQCHKEGVTRDEFFEIFGVALIVGGSITIPHVRRAVAVLEELEAEAGAGAAGAQG; from the coding sequence GTGGGCGAGCGGCTCGACGCCTTTCACCGTTTCCGCACCGAGATGAACGAGAAGATCCTGGCCCACGACAACCTGGTGGTGCGCCGGTTCTTCAACCTGGACGGGCAGGCCTACAAGCCCGGAGCCCTATCCAGCAAGGTCAAGGAGATGCTGGGGCTGGTGGCCTCGCTGGTGCTGCGCTGCGACGACTGCGTCACCTACCACATGATCCAGTGCCACAAGGAAGGCGTGACCCGCGACGAGTTCTTCGAGATCTTCGGCGTGGCCCTGATCGTAGGCGGGTCGATCACCATCCCCCACGTGCGGCGGGCGGTGGCGGTGCTGGAGGAGCTGGAAGCGGAGGCAGGCGCCGGGGCCGCCGGTGCACAGGGCTGA
- a CDS encoding FMN-binding glutamate synthase family protein: MLAAFAGALLAMLVLLGAVAGLAAWLGPSLLRRLFNRMMVAALSGPQDRNQMLQWMVLARNTDPEQMLAIMRRAETGKPFTRPYGATRPWMQFEQLVFVPAQIGRLPRGEPDVDTRVTIGPQAARPLHLKIPILITGMAYGLSLTLEAKVALARASAMVGTATNSGESGFLADERRHAKHYIVQYNRGGWNIRPEQLRQADAIEIQFGQGADASAQESTPWDMLDEPVRRHLGLRPGEDAVIHTRFPQVASPDDLARLVEELRRMTGGVPIGVKLCAGDLEADLRAAVAAGVDFISIDGAKGSTGKGYLFTINDFGLPVVYAIPEADRILRELGVRDRITLIASGGLRDGADFLKAMALGADACYVGTAILLAMVQAQMVRLMPYAPPYELFIAKGRYTHLFDGEQAAIQAANYLKACVQEMVEAARALGHVRLAGVGKGDLRALTREVAEITGVPLAYHPRTAGLSRLRGTPALVEPAVDGRPLGAGAAREPAPARGPRAPVAPGPAAGAHPEPAHQGRGGNNS; encoded by the coding sequence ATGCTGGCCGCCTTCGCAGGGGCGCTGCTGGCGATGCTGGTGCTGCTGGGGGCCGTGGCGGGCCTGGCCGCCTGGCTCGGCCCCTCCCTGCTGCGGCGCCTGTTCAACCGCATGATGGTGGCGGCGCTGAGCGGCCCCCAGGACCGCAACCAGATGCTGCAGTGGATGGTGCTAGCCCGCAACACCGACCCCGAGCAGATGCTGGCCATCATGCGGCGCGCGGAGACGGGCAAGCCCTTCACCCGCCCCTACGGCGCCACCCGGCCGTGGATGCAGTTCGAGCAGCTGGTCTTCGTCCCCGCCCAGATCGGCCGGCTGCCGCGGGGCGAGCCCGACGTGGACACCCGGGTCACCATCGGCCCCCAGGCGGCCCGGCCCCTGCACCTGAAGATCCCCATCCTGATCACCGGTATGGCGTACGGCCTGTCCCTGACCCTGGAAGCCAAGGTGGCGCTGGCCCGGGCGTCGGCCATGGTGGGCACCGCCACCAACTCCGGGGAGAGCGGCTTCCTGGCCGACGAGCGCCGCCACGCGAAGCACTACATCGTCCAGTACAACCGCGGCGGCTGGAACATCCGGCCCGAGCAGCTGCGCCAGGCGGACGCCATCGAGATCCAGTTCGGCCAGGGCGCCGACGCCAGCGCCCAGGAGTCGACCCCCTGGGACATGCTGGACGAACCGGTCCGGCGGCACCTGGGCCTGCGCCCCGGCGAGGACGCGGTGATCCACACCCGCTTTCCCCAGGTGGCCTCGCCGGACGACCTGGCCCGGCTGGTCGAGGAGCTGCGCCGGATGACGGGTGGCGTGCCCATCGGCGTCAAGCTCTGCGCTGGCGACCTGGAGGCCGACCTGCGGGCGGCGGTGGCGGCGGGAGTCGACTTCATCAGCATCGACGGGGCCAAGGGCAGCACGGGCAAGGGGTACCTCTTCACCATCAACGACTTCGGCCTGCCGGTCGTCTACGCGATTCCCGAGGCGGACCGCATCCTGCGGGAGCTGGGGGTGCGGGACCGGATCACGCTGATCGCCTCGGGGGGCCTCCGGGACGGGGCGGACTTCCTCAAGGCCATGGCCCTGGGCGCCGACGCCTGCTACGTGGGCACGGCGATCCTGCTGGCCATGGTGCAGGCACAGATGGTGCGCCTCATGCCCTACGCGCCGCCCTACGAGCTCTTCATCGCCAAGGGCCGCTACACCCACCTGTTCGACGGGGAGCAGGCGGCGATCCAGGCGGCCAACTACCTCAAGGCGTGCGTGCAGGAGATGGTGGAAGCGGCCCGTGCCCTGGGCCACGTCCGCCTGGCCGGCGTGGGCAAGGGCGACCTGCGGGCCCTGACCCGGGAGGTGGCGGAGATCACCGGGGTGCCCCTGGCGTACCACCCCCGGACCGCGGGGCTCAGCCGGTTGCGGGGAACGCCCGCGCTGGTCGAACCGGCCGTGGACGGCCGGCCCCTGGGAGCGGGGGCGGCCCGGGAGCCTGCGCCGGCGCGGGGCCCGCGGGCGCCCGTGGCGCCGGGCCCAGCGGCCGGCGCCCACCCAGAGCCTGCACACCAGGGTCGAGGAGGCAACAATTCATGA
- the acs gene encoding acetate--CoA ligase, with protein MGYTEVEVAGPEPATGALLAQPTVPPRKLSGRPLFEGPNPAAACAAYRAWAEADPDTYWAAIAAELEWLAPWSHVRVGELPDFRYFVGGLTNVSLNCVDRHLAERRNQAAIIWEGEPGDRRVWTFQMLHDETCRLAHALRQAGIGKGDVVAIYLPNLPETFAAIHACYRIGALYNVIFSGFSPDAIRSRLEDSRARLVITADGSYRRGRLLQLKATLDRALEGFDFVERVVVVRRAGAEVPMSPGRDVYYDDFVAGMPADFPPEPLEANEPGFIIYTSGTTAKPKGLVHAGVGFLIGTYANVKWSLNLQPADIYWCTADVGWLTFPIFALVGGLAHGATHVVYEGALDYPDPGRFYRMIQQYRVNKVFTAPTALRMLSRAGTEWPRRYDLRSLELIALVGEPLDPETWHWVRRHVGDGGVEINNTYGQTETGTAWMSGIAGVTASRPGSCGLPLPGYRCQVVDAEGRPVPPGTTGYLVITDPFPCLARTIWGDHQRYLDTYFARFPGRYFTGDAAMYDADGHHWVLGRVDDVINVAGHRLSTMEMESALINHPLVAEAAVVGMPDPIKGTVPVVFAVLRSGVTPPPDIEEQLREEIVRRISPIARPAKVYVVDAMPKTRSGKIMRRLLREAVTTGKVTGDTTALEDPEVLERILARVEPGAGATA; from the coding sequence ATGGGGTACACCGAGGTCGAGGTGGCGGGTCCCGAGCCCGCCACGGGCGCACTGCTGGCGCAGCCGACGGTTCCTCCTCGGAAGCTGTCGGGACGGCCCCTGTTCGAAGGGCCGAACCCGGCAGCAGCCTGTGCCGCCTACCGGGCCTGGGCGGAGGCCGACCCCGACACCTACTGGGCGGCCATCGCCGCCGAGCTGGAGTGGCTGGCGCCCTGGAGCCACGTCCGCGTGGGGGAACTTCCTGACTTCCGTTACTTCGTGGGCGGGCTCACCAACGTCAGCCTCAACTGCGTCGACCGCCACCTGGCCGAGCGGCGGAACCAGGCGGCCATCATCTGGGAAGGCGAGCCGGGGGACCGGCGGGTCTGGACCTTCCAGATGCTCCACGACGAGACCTGCCGGCTGGCCCACGCCCTGCGGCAGGCGGGCATCGGCAAGGGCGACGTGGTGGCGATCTACCTTCCCAACCTGCCCGAGACCTTCGCCGCCATCCACGCCTGCTACCGGATCGGCGCCCTCTACAACGTGATCTTCTCCGGGTTCTCGCCCGACGCCATCCGCTCCCGCCTGGAAGACTCCCGGGCCCGCCTGGTGATCACCGCCGACGGCAGCTACCGCCGGGGCCGGCTGCTCCAGCTCAAGGCGACCCTGGACCGGGCCCTGGAAGGGTTCGACTTCGTCGAGCGGGTGGTGGTGGTGCGGCGGGCGGGGGCCGAGGTCCCCATGAGCCCGGGTCGCGACGTGTACTACGACGACTTCGTCGCCGGCATGCCGGCCGATTTCCCGCCCGAGCCCCTGGAGGCGAACGAACCCGGGTTCATCATCTACACCAGCGGCACCACGGCGAAGCCCAAGGGCCTGGTCCACGCCGGGGTGGGCTTTCTGATCGGCACCTACGCCAACGTCAAGTGGTCCCTCAACCTCCAACCCGCCGATATCTACTGGTGCACGGCCGACGTGGGCTGGCTGACCTTCCCCATCTTCGCGCTGGTGGGCGGCCTGGCCCACGGGGCGACCCACGTGGTCTATGAAGGCGCCCTGGACTACCCCGACCCCGGCCGGTTCTACCGGATGATCCAGCAGTACCGGGTCAACAAGGTCTTCACGGCGCCCACGGCCCTGCGGATGCTCAGCCGGGCGGGGACCGAGTGGCCGCGCCGGTACGACCTGCGCAGCCTCGAGCTCATCGCCCTGGTGGGCGAGCCCCTGGACCCCGAGACCTGGCACTGGGTGCGCCGGCACGTGGGCGACGGCGGGGTGGAGATCAACAACACCTACGGCCAGACGGAGACGGGCACCGCCTGGATGTCGGGCATCGCCGGCGTCACGGCCTCGCGGCCGGGCTCCTGCGGCCTTCCCCTGCCGGGCTACCGCTGCCAGGTGGTGGACGCCGAGGGGCGGCCGGTTCCTCCCGGGACCACGGGCTATCTGGTGATCACCGACCCCTTCCCGTGCCTGGCGCGGACCATCTGGGGCGACCACCAGCGCTACCTGGACACCTACTTCGCCCGCTTCCCCGGGCGGTACTTCACCGGCGACGCCGCCATGTACGACGCCGACGGCCACCACTGGGTGCTGGGGCGGGTGGACGACGTGATCAACGTGGCGGGCCACCGCCTGAGCACCATGGAGATGGAGAGCGCCCTGATCAACCACCCGCTGGTGGCGGAAGCGGCGGTGGTCGGAATGCCGGACCCCATCAAGGGCACGGTGCCGGTGGTCTTCGCAGTGCTGCGCAGCGGGGTCACGCCGCCACCGGACATCGAAGAGCAGCTGCGGGAGGAGATCGTCCGCCGGATCAGCCCCATCGCCCGCCCGGCGAAGGTGTACGTGGTCGACGCCATGCCCAAGACCCGCAGCGGCAAGATCATGCGCCGCCTGCTGCGGGAGGCGGTGACGACCGGCAAGGTGACGGGCGACACCACCGCCCTCGAGGACCCCGAGGTGCTGGAGCGCATCCTGGCGCGGGTGGAACCGGGGGCGGGAGCGACCGCCTGA
- a CDS encoding helix-turn-helix transcriptional regulator: MDLDRKFAALADPTRRHIITVLRSGPKDVVTLARPLPISRPAVSKHLAVLTAAGLVEVEKSGRRRLYRLRREGLAEVRDWLDQVARAWDVALERFRRHVEGDGEG, from the coding sequence ATGGATCTCGATCGCAAGTTCGCGGCCCTGGCGGATCCGACGCGGCGCCACATCATCACGGTGCTCCGGTCGGGGCCCAAGGACGTGGTCACCCTGGCCCGGCCGCTGCCCATCAGCCGGCCGGCGGTGTCCAAGCACCTGGCCGTCCTCACGGCTGCGGGTCTGGTCGAGGTTGAAAAATCGGGGCGGCGGAGGCTGTACCGGTTGCGCCGGGAAGGGTTGGCGGAGGTCCGGGACTGGCTGGACCAGGTGGCCAGAGCATGGGACGTCGCCCTGGAGCGCTTCCGCCGCCACGTCGAGGGGGACGGTGAGGGATGA